The Crateriforma spongiae nucleotide sequence GCGTTTCCACGCCCCCGCTCGGTTAACGCGACCGTTATCCGATCTTATGACGCAATGAAACGTTGGTTCGTCGCACTTGCATTGACCACGGTAGCTGTACCAGCTTCCTTCATCGCCGCGCCGTACCCGCAGGAGCTGATCCTGCAGCACGTGCCCACCGTTTTTGGCGTGACACTTCTTGCAATCGCGATTTACCGATTTCACCCGAGCGTTGCTAGCCTCGCCTGTTCGTTTGCTTTTCTCTGGCTTCACATAGTCGGGGCTCGTTGGATTTACTCGTTTGTCCCATACGACAACTGGACGCAGACTTTGCTCGGGATGAGACTGTCTGACCTCTTCGGCTGGGAGCGAAATCACTACGACCGACTTGTTCACTTC carries:
- a CDS encoding DUF2238 domain-containing protein, which encodes MKRWFVALALTTVAVPASFIAAPYPQELILQHVPTVFGVTLLAIAIYRFHPSVASLACSFAFLWLHIVGARWIYSFVPYDNWTQTLLGMRLSDLFGWERNHYDRLVHFASGFLGLPIISDFLQSTCGLRPRGGAFLAASVVLAIGAIYEVIEWQIAISFSPAMAESYNGQQGDVWDAQKDLALALLGATLCVPLIYSWIPQRARDGG